ATATTAACTGCGTATTTGCCCGGGACCCGGCCGCGCAGTCGGCTTTTGAAGTGATAACCACCTACCCCGGCTTTCACGCCGTACTGATTCACCGTTGCAGCCACTGGTTATGGTTGCGTGGCTTTAGGTGGGCCGGTCGTTATGTATCGTTCTTGGGCCGGTGGCTAACCGGTATCGAAATTCATCCCGGCGCGCAAATCGGCCGGCGGTTCTTTATCGACCATGGCATGGGGGTGGTGATCGGTGAAACTGCCGTGATTGGGGACGATTGCACGCTATACCATGGCGTGACCTTGGGTGGCACCAGTTGGAACAAGGGTAAGCGCCACCCGACCCTGGGCAATGGCGTGGTAATAGGGGCTGGGGCCAAGGTGCTGGGACCGATTGAGGTCGGCGATGGGGCGAGAGTCGGTTCGAATTCGGTAGTAGTAAAATCGGTGCCAATGGGGG
The window above is part of the Methylomonas sp. ZR1 genome. Proteins encoded here:
- the cysE gene encoding serine O-acetyltransferase; protein product: MLARLKEDINCVFARDPAAQSAFEVITTYPGFHAVLIHRCSHWLWLRGFRWAGRYVSFLGRWLTGIEIHPGAQIGRRFFIDHGMGVVIGETAVIGDDCTLYHGVTLGGTSWNKGKRHPTLGNGVVIGAGAKVLGPIEVGDGARVGSNSVVVKSVPMGVTVVGIPAHIVDPKAKQEKARRDAMAQKMGFDAYGATGDMPDPIANAINLMLDHIHQLDKQIADMQQVLNDAGINCHRQAMSALDDCEIKDKQ